DNA sequence from the Streptomyces sp. HUAS 15-9 genome:
CCCGTGACGAACGCGCGGCCGGCCTCCGGCGCGGCACCGCTGGCGGGACGGATCAAGCCCGGGGTCACCTACAGCGGACTCGCCACCCACTACGACGCGGGAGACGGGAACGGCGCCTGCCTGTACGGCCCGAGCCGCGACCTGATGATCGCGGCGATGAACCACACCGACTACGAGACGTCCAAGGCGTGCGGGGCATACGTACAGGTGCGCGGGGCGGGCGGTGCCTCCGTCACGGTGCGGGTCACCAACGAGTGCCCCGAATGCGCACCCGGGCAACTGGACCTCAGCGAGCAGGCATTCGCAAAACTGGCGGCCCTCTCGGCCGGCCGGATCCCGGTCACCTGGAGGTTGCTGAGCCCCGCCACGTCCGACACGGTCTCGATCCGCTACAAGACCGGTTCCAGTCGCCACTGGTGCGGCATCCAGGTGCTCGGCCACCGCAACCCGCTGGCCCGGCTGGCGGTCGGCACCGGCAGCGGCCTGCGTCCGCTGACCCGTACCGGCTACAACTATTTCCTCTCCGAGGACGGCACCGGCTGCGGCGGCTCTCTCCGACTCACCGACATCTACGGGGAGCAGCTGACCGTCAGCGGCGTCGCCATCCGTCCGGACGCCGTCCAGGCGACCCGTGTCCAGTTCGCTCAGCACTGACACGAACCGCGTGCGCGGAACGCGGTCTACGGCCGCTCCCACTCCCGGGCAGGGAAGTCGCACGGCTTGCGCGGATCCTTCGCGGGAAGCAGCCGCAGTTGCGCGGTGGGCACCTTGAACGGCTCCGCGGCGTCCGCACCCCACAGCACGACGTCGTCCCCGGAGGTCCCGAACGAGAGGTAGGGGCGTCCTGGATGGAGCTCCGCTCCCTGTACGTTCAGCTGTTTCCTGGCCACGGTCGGCTGCACGCATATCCATTCGGGCCGTACACCGAAGTAGGGCGGTGCCACCCGGTGCGCCTTGGCGGCCGCCTTCACCGCGTCGGCGGCCTGAAGTGAGGAACCGACGGCCAGAAACGCGACAATGCTGACAACGAAGATCTGTACCACGGCGTACAAAGGAGGGTTCAGATACTCGGCCGGGCGAAGGAAGGCCGCGTGCACATGCTTCGCGATGCCCCAGCCAGCCGGCACCACCAGGGCCAGGCTCAGGAAACTCAGCAGTTTGCCCGCTGCCGCCACCTGCCAGATCCCCGGCACGTGAAGGTCCTCCGGATCGAGTCCCAACGCGTACGCGTACAGGGCGTGCAGCACCGAACCGGAGGCCACCGCGAAGGACACGAGCGCCGCGAACACCAGCGGAGCCGCCCAGGCCAGCCACTCCCCCCAGCTCCACTGCCGCACGAGCAGCCAGACACCGACCGCCGTGACCAGCGAGATGTCGAAGACAAGCATCTGGAGCGGTGTCAGAGGATCGGCCCACGGAGGGAACCAGCCGAGAACCCAGGCCAGCAGCAGAGCCGCTACGGCAAGGAGGCGTAGGGCGTTCCGCATCCGCCCGCCGGAAAGGTGGAACTGGACCGCCGCGCGCACACCGACGACTAAGCAGCCGACTGCCAGCGTTCCCCAGATCCACGCGCGAGCACCGATGGCGCGGTGCGCAAACACCACGCAGAAGGCCATCGCCATCAACCAGACCAGCTGCTTGGTCATCCAACGGTCCTCGGCCCGCTCACGTCTGCGGACAATACGGTCGTGGCCCGGCCCGTGCACCACACGTACATCGACATCCGTCCGGGGAGCGGCTCCCGTCGGCATGCCCATCCGGGCAAGCCGTCTCGCCTCCGAGGCCGTGCCGCTCACGAAGGTTCCGGTGTCGTG
Encoded proteins:
- a CDS encoding NnrS multi-domain protein, which produces MVRVRYDQRALALVEVRGGRRDWETAENEFAQRGWPVVTSFARGEDISAGVLTRDPDTRLYCVEVRLFGARNSRTERAAAWRVERLAKAARIEMYVRRCDLLDTDREQFTEWRVHSTTHRLPLRPPPGPRHRLADLRRRWAVLRTRFTERRGRHDTGTFVSGTASEARRLARMGMPTGAAPRTDVDVRVVHGPGHDRIVRRRERAEDRWMTKQLVWLMAMAFCVVFAHRAIGARAWIWGTLAVGCLVVGVRAAVQFHLSGGRMRNALRLLAVAALLLAWVLGWFPPWADPLTPLQMLVFDISLVTAVGVWLLVRQWSWGEWLAWAAPLVFAALVSFAVASGSVLHALYAYALGLDPEDLHVPGIWQVAAAGKLLSFLSLALVVPAGWGIAKHVHAAFLRPAEYLNPPLYAVVQIFVVSIVAFLAVGSSLQAADAVKAAAKAHRVAPPYFGVRPEWICVQPTVARKQLNVQGAELHPGRPYLSFGTSGDDVVLWGADAAEPFKVPTAQLRLLPAKDPRKPCDFPAREWERP
- a CDS encoding expansin EXLX1 family cellulose-binding protein → MASSPHRRPAPRRRMALISVVAVAAVGLLISLVLAFRPDGDSHTVGSAGTPATSTGPTSTAPTAPTPKPSTASPSPTPTKATRKPTRTPTASARTTPARAPVTNARPASGAAPLAGRIKPGVTYSGLATHYDAGDGNGACLYGPSRDLMIAAMNHTDYETSKACGAYVQVRGAGGASVTVRVTNECPECAPGQLDLSEQAFAKLAALSAGRIPVTWRLLSPATSDTVSIRYKTGSSRHWCGIQVLGHRNPLARLAVGTGSGLRPLTRTGYNYFLSEDGTGCGGSLRLTDIYGEQLTVSGVAIRPDAVQATRVQFAQH